One part of the Rutidosis leptorrhynchoides isolate AG116_Rl617_1_P2 chromosome 1, CSIRO_AGI_Rlap_v1, whole genome shotgun sequence genome encodes these proteins:
- the LOC139891258 gene encoding uncharacterized protein, which yields MKILTLNIRGFGKDVESESKVNWFCKMCQTKNPDIVFVQESKCNTVDDRWVELIWGSSNVSYVQKPKIGKSGGLLIIWDPSIFVVTAAVEKRHFIAIKGKWKGKDNESIIVNVYGPHNDNDKSIFFDSLDVLLNVSNVDWIIGGDFNEVRFSSECQNSRFISRRACVFNDFIDRNQLIEIPLLGKRFTRISDDGRKLSKLDRFLVNESFVQTWGHTSVIALDRRTSDHCPLILRDSNIDFGPKPFKLFNIWLENKDVEKIIVDAWNEQNALRTWSKYQYGTLDEEIENWQNITKEMEEKADSGSLNDDDRTSWINARAI from the exons ATGAAGATTCTAACTCTCAATATCCGCGGATTCGGTAAAGATGTTGAGTCAGAAAGTAAGgtaaattggttttgtaaaatgtgcCAAACTAAAAATCCGGACATAGTTTTCGTTCAAGAATCTAAATGTAATACAGTTGATGATAGGTGGGTTGAACTCATTTGGGGTTCATCAAATGTTAGTTACGTACAGAAACCAAAAATTGGTAAGTCGGGTGGATTGTTAATAATTTGGGACCCATCGATCTTCGTTGTTACTGCTGCAGTCGAAAAGAGGCACTTCATAGCTATTAAAGGTAAATGGAAGGGTAAAGATAATGAATCGATCATAGTAAATGTGTACGGACcccataatgataatgataaaagcattttcttcgatAGCCTGGATGTTTTGTTAAACGTCTCAAATGTCGATTGGATTATAGGGGGTGATTTTAATGAGGTTCGTTTTAGTTCAGAATGTCAAAATTCGAGATTCATCAGTAGGCGAGCTTGTGTGTTCAATGATTTTATTGATCGTAACCAACTTATTGAAATCCCCCTACTCGGGAAAAGATTTACGAGAATTAGTGATGACGGTCGTAAATTGAGTAAGCTTGATCGTTTTTTGGTAAATGAAAGTTTTGTTCAAACATGGGGTCATACCTCTGTCATCGCCTTGGATAGACGTACTTCTGACCATTGTCCGTTGATTCTTCGAGATTCGAACATTGATTTTGGGCCTAAACCGTTTAAATTGTTTAATATCTGGCTCGAAAACAAAGATGTCGAAAAGATCATTGTTGATGCTTGGAACGAGCAG AATGCTCTTCGAACATGGAGCAAATACCAATATGGAACGCTTGATGAGGAAATTGAAAATTGGCAAAATATAACCAAAGAGATGGAAGAAAAGGCTGATTCCGGTTCATTAAATGATGATGATCGAACTTCATGGATTAACGCGAGAGCAATTTAG